Proteins encoded within one genomic window of Christensenellaceae bacterium:
- the thiI gene encoding tRNA 4-thiouridine(8) synthase ThiI, whose protein sequence is MQEVLLLRYGEIFLKGKNFNFFERTLLNNIKRAVKPYGAAVSRGGARIIVERFDPSLREHLIERIKKIFGIVSLSVALSIKTAESAIIDIIKTIKITTQTFKVETRRADKNFPIKSYEFSAKMGDIILENNPHAKVDVHNPKSTVHIDIRENGTTFVYHQKLPCYGGMPVGTAGQGMLMLSGGIDSPVAGFMMAKRGLNIMAIHFHSYPYTSEQAKQKVITLSKLMTPYTGSIKLIIVPFTKIQEEIHKNCDSEYMVTFTRRFMFRIAERLGKQNHCSAIITGESLGQVASQTIEGLTASNGVVETLPVLRPLIGFDKTDIIAISKNIGTYETSILPYEDCCSVFLPKSPVTKPKTTRIELNEKFLDIEALIDEAIAGAESMIIEDGH, encoded by the coding sequence ATGCAAGAGGTATTACTACTGCGATATGGGGAGATTTTTTTGAAGGGTAAAAACTTCAATTTTTTTGAACGCACTCTTCTAAACAACATAAAGCGGGCAGTAAAACCATATGGGGCCGCCGTAAGCCGCGGAGGAGCCAGAATTATTGTTGAAAGATTTGACCCCTCACTTCGTGAGCATTTGATAGAGCGTATTAAAAAGATATTCGGAATTGTAAGCCTTAGCGTTGCTCTTAGTATAAAGACAGCAGAGTCGGCAATAATTGATATAATAAAAACAATAAAGATTACTACTCAAACCTTTAAGGTCGAAACACGGCGGGCCGACAAAAACTTCCCTATAAAATCATATGAATTTTCGGCCAAAATGGGGGACATAATTCTTGAAAATAACCCCCATGCCAAGGTGGATGTTCACAACCCAAAGAGCACTGTGCATATAGACATAAGAGAGAACGGCACAACCTTTGTTTATCACCAAAAGCTCCCATGCTATGGCGGTATGCCTGTGGGCACGGCGGGACAAGGTATGCTTATGCTGAGCGGCGGAATAGACAGTCCTGTGGCAGGTTTTATGATGGCAAAACGCGGCCTTAATATTATGGCTATACATTTTCACAGTTACCCCTACACAAGCGAACAGGCTAAACAAAAGGTAATAACGCTGTCAAAACTTATGACACCGTATACCGGTTCTATTAAGCTAATTATAGTGCCGTTTACTAAAATTCAGGAGGAAATCCATAAAAACTGCGACAGTGAATATATGGTGACCTTTACGCGGCGCTTTATGTTTAGAATTGCCGAACGGCTGGGCAAACAAAATCATTGCAGTGCAATCATCACAGGTGAAAGCCTGGGTCAAGTGGCAAGTCAGACGATTGAGGGTTTGACAGCCAGCAATGGGGTTGTTGAAACATTGCCCGTTCTGCGCCCGCTAATAGGCTTTGACAAAACGGATATCATCGCAATTTCAAAAAATATCGGAACCTATGAAACCTCAATTTTGCCTTATGAGGACTGCTGCAGCGTATTTTTGCCAAAGTCACCGGTAACTAAACCAAAGACAACACGCATAGAATTGAACGAAAAATTTTTGGATATAGAAGCACTCATAGACGAAGCTATAGCTGGAGCTGAGAGCATGATAATCGAAGATGGGCATTAG
- a CDS encoding cysteine desulfurase, translated as MIYLDNAATTKVVPYVGEIIKKYNEEIYFNSASPYTNDLNVEIDNVKQNFIKKLDGDSSGRIIFTSGATESNNLAILGSLIDKKKAFVFAEGEHASVHSVAMHLKQQGIETRLVPLSDDGTINLTKLEEALDESVGFVSVMLASNETGAVNNIAEVSRLIKTKCPKARLHVDAVQGFCKMKFSCKKLGISLCTICAHKIHGPKGIGALYVAPKLMLKAISMGGEHEGSLRPGTQNTSGIMGFGRAVDYMFENFDEFNKHITHLKEEFIKGLGPVKDKIIINGNGLPHVLSLSIKGIMGQTLVNVLKEHDILITTGSACNAKHIENRALASMGRSKTDIVGSVRISFSHLNTLDEISQASRILVSGINKLLNI; from the coding sequence ATGATATATCTTGATAATGCAGCAACCACCAAGGTTGTGCCTTACGTCGGAGAAATTATAAAAAAGTATAACGAAGAAATCTATTTTAATTCAGCTTCTCCTTATACAAACGACCTGAACGTAGAGATTGACAATGTTAAACAAAACTTCATAAAAAAGCTTGACGGAGACTCGAGTGGCAGAATTATATTTACGTCGGGCGCTACTGAATCAAACAACCTGGCTATTTTGGGCAGCCTAATAGACAAAAAGAAAGCTTTTGTATTTGCCGAAGGCGAACACGCTTCGGTGCACAGCGTGGCCATGCATCTAAAACAGCAGGGTATTGAAACAAGGTTGGTGCCTCTTAGCGATGATGGCACCATAAACCTCACAAAGCTTGAAGAGGCACTTGATGAGAGCGTTGGTTTTGTGTCGGTGATGCTCGCCAGCAACGAAACGGGTGCAGTCAATAACATTGCCGAAGTAAGCAGACTTATAAAAACAAAATGCCCAAAGGCCCGCCTGCATGTAGATGCCGTTCAAGGGTTTTGTAAGATGAAATTTTCATGCAAAAAGCTGGGTATAAGCCTTTGCACAATCTGCGCTCACAAAATTCATGGACCCAAAGGAATCGGGGCACTTTATGTTGCGCCAAAGCTTATGCTAAAAGCCATAAGTATGGGTGGTGAGCACGAAGGAAGTCTCAGACCCGGAACACAAAATACCTCGGGAATTATGGGATTTGGCAGAGCAGTTGACTATATGTTTGAAAACTTTGACGAGTTTAACAAGCACATAACCCACTTGAAAGAAGAGTTTATAAAAGGTCTTGGACCCGTTAAAGACAAGATAATAATTAACGGAAATGGGCTTCCGCATGTGCTTAGCCTCTCAATTAAGGGGATTATGGGACAGACTTTGGTAAATGTTTTAAAAGAGCACGACATATTGATTACAACGGGATCGGCGTGTAACGCAAAGCACATCGAAAATCGGGCGCTTGCTTCGATGGGGCGCAGCAAAACCGATATTGTTGGAAGCGTCAGAATAAGTTTCAGTCACCTTAACACACTTGACGAAATAAGCCAAGCCAGCCGGATTCTGGTGAGCGGCATAAACAAGCTTTTGAATATTTAA
- the pheT gene encoding phenylalanine--tRNA ligase subunit beta gives MKILLSWLNDFVKIDNIPLETLVKKLTGVGFEIDEIINKSKGLEKVISAKITKITQHPNADKLVVCKADIGSDTVQIVTGAKNMKEGDIVALAQDGANLPCGKKIRTGEIRGEKSQGMFCGGDELNINNNIYPNAENDGLLILGPDTKIGEPMAKVLGLDEVVLDVKILPNRPDCNSVIGIAREVAAAFGLKFTMPKLTFKTHNSTKNIKVEVQNKKHCTRYMGVVVENIKNGPSPEFIRKRLILTEHTPHSLFVDITNYVLTEIGQPMHAFDLSKIKGKIIVRDAKKGEKLQTLDGNTYTLNPNNLVIADAEKALVVAGVLGGVDSGTYTTTKDVFLESAIFDGANIRHTKNALGIVSDAGVRYSKGVYNECAELGMRRALNLVDSLGVGIISSVIEDENFGKTKPIAVKSNITNINQTLGLGLNGEQMAQYLNNLGLITTISGKTLSTQIPEYRTDISLECDIIEEIGRSVGYDNLTEGITPTKTIFYGNITLQQQNINTLRLTAAAEGFVEAVNYQFVSPKWIGNFGQDENTHIKLANPIGQEYSIMRKSLLNGLINTLSFNINQGNKNLYLFELGRIYEPKQLPMTELPNEHDNLALVLNADGEDFFSLKQSVDKIGQSLGLTFEYKQAQIDFLHPGIAAEVYLYNKKIGLIGELHPKVSENFEISKKVYVAEIDLSQVLVKNTDAKTGKAPDKLPLIERDLAFVVGKDIPAGNILSSAKKCARNEISDVFVFDVYEGSQVPANKKSIAIKFFIKQNENTLTDSEINAVMNKIIEAEQRDNKAELRV, from the coding sequence ATCAACAAATCTAAAGGGCTTGAAAAGGTGATAAGCGCAAAAATCACCAAAATAACTCAGCATCCCAATGCCGACAAGTTGGTTGTGTGTAAGGCCGATATCGGAAGCGACACCGTTCAAATTGTTACGGGCGCCAAAAATATGAAAGAGGGCGACATCGTGGCACTGGCACAGGACGGAGCTAATCTTCCGTGCGGAAAAAAAATCAGAACCGGTGAGATAAGAGGCGAAAAGTCTCAGGGTATGTTTTGCGGAGGCGACGAGCTAAATATTAACAACAACATATACCCAAACGCTGAAAACGATGGATTGCTTATACTTGGGCCCGACACAAAAATTGGAGAGCCCATGGCAAAGGTTTTGGGGCTTGATGAGGTTGTGCTTGACGTAAAGATTTTGCCAAACCGCCCCGACTGCAACAGTGTGATAGGCATAGCCCGTGAAGTTGCGGCAGCATTCGGATTAAAATTCACCATGCCAAAGTTGACTTTTAAAACTCATAACAGCACAAAAAACATAAAGGTAGAAGTGCAGAACAAAAAACACTGTACCCGTTATATGGGTGTTGTGGTTGAAAATATCAAAAATGGCCCTTCACCTGAGTTTATCAGAAAAAGACTGATATTGACCGAACACACGCCGCACAGCCTGTTTGTGGATATCACAAACTATGTGCTGACCGAAATAGGGCAGCCCATGCATGCTTTTGACCTGAGCAAAATCAAAGGTAAAATCATTGTGCGCGACGCAAAAAAGGGTGAAAAGTTGCAAACGCTTGACGGAAATACCTATACGCTTAATCCAAACAACCTTGTGATTGCCGACGCCGAAAAGGCTTTGGTTGTGGCAGGAGTTTTGGGAGGGGTTGACAGCGGAACATATACTACAACCAAAGACGTATTTTTAGAAAGCGCAATTTTTGACGGCGCCAACATCAGACACACAAAAAATGCTCTGGGCATTGTGAGCGATGCGGGTGTCAGATACTCTAAAGGCGTATATAACGAATGTGCCGAACTTGGAATGCGGCGTGCGCTTAACCTTGTTGACAGCTTGGGAGTAGGAATTATCAGCAGCGTGATAGAGGATGAGAATTTCGGCAAGACCAAACCTATAGCGGTCAAAAGCAATATTACAAACATTAACCAAACTCTGGGTCTCGGCTTGAACGGTGAGCAAATGGCACAATATTTAAACAATTTAGGACTAATAACAACCATTAGCGGAAAAACACTCAGCACACAAATCCCCGAATATCGCACTGATATCAGCCTGGAGTGTGACATTATTGAAGAAATCGGGCGAAGTGTGGGCTATGACAATTTGACCGAAGGAATTACACCCACAAAAACTATTTTTTACGGAAATATTACTCTGCAACAGCAAAATATTAACACCTTAAGGCTCACCGCTGCGGCCGAAGGATTTGTGGAGGCAGTAAACTATCAGTTTGTTTCGCCCAAATGGATTGGGAATTTTGGGCAGGATGAAAACACGCATATAAAGCTTGCTAACCCTATAGGCCAGGAATATAGCATAATGCGAAAAAGCCTTTTGAACGGGCTTATTAATACTTTGTCTTTTAACATTAATCAAGGCAACAAGAATTTATATTTGTTTGAGCTTGGAAGAATTTATGAACCAAAACAGCTGCCGATGACAGAACTGCCCAATGAGCACGATAATCTGGCACTTGTTTTGAATGCCGACGGTGAAGACTTTTTCAGTCTTAAACAAAGCGTAGATAAAATAGGACAGAGTCTTGGGCTTACATTTGAATATAAACAGGCTCAAATTGATTTTTTACATCCCGGAATTGCCGCCGAGGTTTATCTTTACAACAAAAAGATAGGTTTAATAGGTGAATTGCACCCCAAAGTTTCAGAGAACTTTGAAATAAGCAAAAAGGTATATGTAGCAGAAATTGACCTCAGTCAGGTTCTTGTCAAAAACACTGACGCAAAAACAGGAAAGGCTCCCGATAAGCTACCGCTGATTGAACGCGATTTGGCGTTTGTTGTGGGCAAAGACATTCCTGCCGGCAACATTTTGTCAAGTGCCAAAAAATGTGCCAGAAATGAGATTTCCGATGTGTTTGTCTTTGACGTTTATGAGGGTTCACAGGTGCCGGCAAACAAAAAGAGCATAGCTATAAAATTCTTTATTAAACAAAATGAAAATACTCTAACTGATAGTGAGATTAATGCCGTTATGAACAAGATTATAGAGGCCGAGCAGCGGGACAATAAGGCGGAATTGAGAGTATGA